In the Populus trichocarpa isolate Nisqually-1 chromosome 1, P.trichocarpa_v4.1, whole genome shotgun sequence genome, one interval contains:
- the LOC7463876 gene encoding splicing factor 3B subunit 6-like protein: MAQTISLRKGNTRLPPEVNRVLYVRNLPFNISSEEMYDIFGKYGAIRQIRIGTNKDTRGTAFVVYEDIYDAKTAVDHLSGFNVANRYLIVLYYQPAKMNKKFDQKKKEEEIAKMQEKYGVSTKDK, translated from the coding sequence ATGGCGCAAACAATCAGCCTCCGCAAAGGCAACACCCGTCTTCCACCTGAGGTGAACCGCGTCCTCTACGTCCGTAATCTTCCATTCAACATATCCAGCGAAGAGATGTACGATATATTTGGCAAATACGGAGCGATTCGTCAAATCCGGATCGGAACCAACAAGGACACTAGAGGCACTGCTTTTGTGGTTTATGAAGATATATACGATGCCAAAACGGCAGTGGATCACTTGTCAGGGTTCAATGTGGCGAATCGGTATTTGATTGTGCTGTATTATCAGCCAGCGAAGATGAATAAGAAGTTTGatcagaagaagaaagaagaagagattgcTAAGATGCAGGAGAAATATGGTGTTTCTACTAAAGATAAGTAG
- the LOC18095121 gene encoding uncharacterized protein LOC18095121 translates to MERRRKNGGLSVPQFGGWNSKNPVPTDYSVVFTQARANRRQHKSDVRHASLGNERELLAAANQQEDSVMKRKKFLTYINCCIRP, encoded by the exons ATGGAAAGGAGGAGG AAAAATGGAGGGCTCTCTGTTCCTCAATTTGGAGGGTGGAACTCCAAGAACCCAGTTCCTACAGACTATTCCGTGGTGTTCACACAAGCTCGTGCTAACAGGAGGCAACATAAGTCCGATGTCAGGCACGCCAGCCTTGGAAATGAAAGGGAATTGCTTGCTGCTGCTAACCAACAAGAAGACTCTGTCATG AAGCGAAAGAAGTTCTTGACCTACATTAATTGCTGTATTAGGCCTTGA